ACGTGGCGATGAGCGGATGGAACTCCTTCCTGCCCGACCTCTCCTTCGTGGGGCTGCGCAACTTCATCGAGCTGTTCCAGACCCTGCGCTTCCAGATCGATCTGCGCAACACATTGGTCTTCACCGCCGCCTTTCTGCTGGGCTGCCTGGGACTGGGACTGCTCCTGGCCGTCCTCCTCGATCAGCGCGTGCGGGGGGAGGGTTTCTTCCGCAACGTCTATCTCTTTCCCATGTCCATCTCCTTCATCGTCAGCGGCACGGCCTGGCAGTGGCTGCTCAACCCTTCGACGGGGGTCAACCTGCT
The Armatimonadota bacterium DNA segment above includes these coding regions:
- a CDS encoding sugar ABC transporter permease; translation: MRLRLRRDYALSALIVAPSVLAVGVFVYGFIGWTLYVAMSGWNSFLPDLSFVGLRNFIELFQTLRFQIDLRNTLVFTAAFLLGCLGLGLLLAVLLDQRVRGEGFFRNVYLFPMSISFIVSGTAWQWLLNPSTGVNLLLEMAGLGRLRSPWFTDPKIAIYSVVLAAVWQMSGFTMAMYLAGLRGISDELREAARVDGASE